CACCCATGGAGTCGATGTTCCGGAAGCGGTTTATAAGGACCTGGACCAAGAAATAGACCAGGACGATTATGAGCATGTACGTGTACCCGGTCCATATCATGGCCACTGTAGCGAAGCAGACGCCTCCCAACATCGCGTAGATGAGGGAACGCCGATTGGTTTCCATGTAAGATTTGACGCCCGTTCTAATGGACGTGACATTTTTCCAGTTCTCGACCCATCTGGTCCCTTTTATATTGGCCAGGGATCGGAAGAGGAAGTACAGACCGAAGATCACGAAGAACAATATCATGGCATCGTGGTCGGCATCCGCGAACACGCTGCGGGTGATGTTACCCGGCATTATCGCGAACAGAAGAGCCGCTAGGAGCCCTGCGCGGTTACCGAAGGCGGCCCGCGTCAGCATGTAAACTGGAATGCATGTAAGTGCCCCCCAGAACGCCGTGGAGGACAGGAGGGTAAAGCCAGTGCTGTCCGTGATCGACATCCCCGTGACGCCGGACATGAACATGCTGGTAACAGCTACAGACCAGTCGTATAGAGGCGGTCTCATGTTCCTGACGCCCATAGGGTAGTTCAGCATGGGGTCGTTAACCAGATGGTTGCCTGTGTCCTCGACATATCCGATAACGCGCTGATGATAGTACGAGTCCGAGCCTCCTGCGACCAAGAAACCATTGTCCACTGCTGTGGAGTACCCGAAGTAGCTACGCACGAAGAGTGCGATAAAAATGATAGCTACCAGGATGAGGATGGTGCCCCAGTTCCGACCCAGCCAGGAATCTTCCTTGAACAGGGCGTGGAGACCACCTTCCTTTGGCTTCTGTATCTTATGGGGACGACCATTTGGCCTCCCATCATTTGCATCCATCGTTAACGTCTCCTAGGCAGAATCGTCCTCAGATTACTGGTCCGGTATAAAAAATCTGGCTTTAAAGGGCTTTTTTCTGGCACAACCGTGCGGATGGGATTATAGATGTGCCTTTTCCGGGCATGACTTTCCAAAAAAGACGCGGCGAGGTGCAGGACGCAGCGGAGACGGAAGGCCGCCCCGAAGGGGCGAAGGAACGCGCCGGCGAACGCTATGGGGCTTGTATCACCTTCTGTATCTCTTCTACAAGCCTTTCCGCGGCCTCCCGGGGCCTTGGAGAGCCGTAGATGGAACGCCCCACGATCACATGGTCAGCTCCCATGGAGATGGCATCAGAAGCGCTCCCTCCCTGCGCTCCCACTCCCGGCGTCAGAATGAGGAGGTCTCCCACGATCCTGCGAACCTTAGCAATGCTCTCCGGGCGAGTGGCGGGTGCGATCACGCCAGATGCCCCTGCCTCCACGGCCATGCTGGCGAAGCGCTCGGCCAGGGGGGCGGTGAACTCCTGACCCCCGGGATGGGACATCTCTGTCACCACGAACACATCCAGATCCTCGGCCGCCTTCACGGCCGCGGACAGGGAATCCGAGCCGGTGAAGGCATGAACGATAACGCCAGCAGCACCCCTCTTCTGCACCTGCTCCACGATCAGGCGGTCGGTGTTGGGTATGTCCGCGATCTTGAAGTCGCATATGACCGGGGCCATTCGAGAGAGGCGGGTGATCATCTCCGGCGATGTGGAGAGCACCAAGGGCCAGTTGATCTTTATAGCGTCCACAAGGTCGGCCACCTCATCGGCGATCTTGAGCGCCCTGCTCTCGTCCGTCTCGTCCAGGGCGAGGATCATCCTCGTGTTCATCTTCATGTGACCATCATGACCTTATCACGATGCACGTATTTTAGGGATGGTCAGCCGCCCTTGGACCTCTCTAGGGGATGTGGAGCTCCATCGAAGGATGGTAAAGGGTCGAAAGAAGAAGTAAGATAGCTGGGGTAACGGCAGGGTCCCATGTACTTGCCTTGCGCAGAAGCAACCTTTAATAGCGGCGCCCGGCCTCAGGCAGACTGATGAGGGTCGAACCGATGGAGGCGGGGTCCGCATACACCGGACGGTTACCACGTGGATGCGTGCTGTGCCGCCAGGGGACCAAGATGGTGCTATTGGTGTCTGGCAGGTGCTCCACCGGCTGCTTCTATTGCCCACTGTCATTGGAGAAGAGGGGTAAGAACGTCGTCTTTGCCAACGAGCTGAAGGCCGGCAGCGATGAGGACGTGATAGAGGAGGCCAAGACTATAGGGGCCCTGGGCACCGGGATAACAGGAGGGGACCCCGTGGCATGTCTAGACCGCACAGTACACTTCATCAAGCTACTAAAGGAGACCTTCGGGAAGAGGCACCACATCCACCTCTACACCTCATCCTTGGATATCTCCGCATACCATGCTCTGGAGGACGCAGGGTTGGACGAGCTGCGACTGCATCCCCCTATGGAGGCATGGGGCCAGCTGGAGGGGTCCGGGATCGCGGAGTTCAAGAAGACCTCCCGTATGAAGATGGGGATGGAGGTCCCGGCCATGCCCGGAAAGGAGGAGGAGCTGAGGCGCCTCGTCCATTACGCCCAGGAGGCAGGTCTGGACTTCGTCAACCTCAATGAGCTGGAGTTCTCCGAGGGCAACTGGGAGGAGCTGAAGGATAGGGGCATGGAGGTCAAGGACGATGTGTCCAGTGCGGTCCTTGGGAGTGAGGAGACGGCGCTGAGCGTGGTCCAAGGTAAGCACACCATCCCCGTCCATTACTGCTCATCCAGCTTCAAGGACTCTGTGCAGCTGAGGAAACGTATAAAGAGGCGGGCGCTGAGGGTTGCGCTGCCCTCGGATATGATCACCGATGAGGGCATGCTCCTCAAAGGCGTTGTCGAAGGCCCCGCAGATGAGATCATGGCCGTGCTGCGGGACAAGTATGGTGTGCCCGATGGGCTCTTCAGAAGGGACGTGGAAAAGGAAAGGGTTGAGGTGGCCCCGTGGGTGCTGAAGGATCTAGCCCCCTTGCTACCTTACGAGTCCTTCCTGGTGGAGGAGTACCCCACCGCCGATCGGTTGGAAGTAGAGCGGGAACCGCTCAAGCCACGCTGATGCTCTGAACGTTGTGGTGACGGTTGACGATGTCCCGGGCGATCTTGAGGTTGCGGCCGTTCTTGCCGATGGCCCTCCCCTTGACCTTGGGATCCACGGTCACGGTGGCATGCACCACATTGCCCCGGTTCTCGATGACGACGTTCTGCACATTGTAGTTGTAGAACACGTTCCGGATGAACTTCTCCGGCTCGTCCGAGTACTCTATGACCTGGATATTCTTCCCGGTCTGGTTCTTGAGGCGGATGACGTTCTCGCCAGCCTTGCCCACGGCCCTGTTGGCCTGGCCAGGCTCGACCACGAACACCAGCTTCTCCTCTGTCTCCATGCAATCTTTGACCCTGGTCTTGGTCACCGCCTCGAAGAGGTTGATGTACCTCAGGGTGTCCTCGGTGAAAGTTATCTCAGCCGGCATAGGATCACAACGAAAGGATGTTGGAGGTACCCTTGTCGATCACCGCTAAAGCGGACACCGAGAACGGTTTCCCACATAGAGCCCCTAGCTCCATGTTGGTACCCTCAAACTTGACAACCTTGACATTGTTGTGGTTTCCAGATCTGAGGAACTCACTCGGGCAGTTCACAGATAGAATGACCATCTTGGCCTCACCGCTGTTGACCGCCTTCTCTGCCTGCTGCACGCCGTAGACCACCTTTCCGGTGGTCGCAGCCGCCTTAATCGCTCTTCCCAAATCTATCATTCGCTTGCCTCCTTAGGCCTTTTCTTGGGCACGTAAACAAGGTTGACAGCACCTGTCCCCAGGGTTACGGGTTGCCCCACGATAATGTTCTCCGCTACACCGTCCAGATCGTCCGTCTCTCCGGTGAGAGCGGCGTGGAGCAAGTGGGTGGCAGTGATCTCGAACGCGGCCCTCGCGAGCACGCTCGATTTCCTGCCGGAGATCCCATGCCTACCTATGGCCTTGACGTCGCCGTCGTTGGTCATCAGATCGGCCACGAGCATGATATGCCGGATGTCCACCGTCAGACCCTGTTCGCCCAGGGTCCTGGATGCCTCGTGGATGATGGAGTTCCGGGCAGCCTCCACACCCAATACGTCATATATCTCCTGGATGGAGTTGGTGGTGGTCCTCTTACGGTCCACGTGCTCCTCCGCCAGTACCTCCCTGAGATTGGAGCCTGCAGTGTATATGACGTACTCGCCACCCTGGTTCCTTAGGATGGCCCTCTCGATTCCGTCCAAGCCCTGGATGACCGCATCCCGGGTGGCCTGAACGATGCCTTGGAGCTTCTTGAAGCTGGCCTCCTCGGAGGATATGACGACCAACCGGCGGTCCTTGTCCTCCTCGTCCTGGACCAGGGCTACCTGCCCGCGCAGGCGGCGGTCCTTGTTGAGCCTCTCCACGATCTGCTCCTCGGTGATCCCTTTCTGCTCCAGCTTGGAGCGGTCGGGGTGGACTATCACCTTCATGTTGGCGATATCGGTCTCGATGTCCGCGATGTCCAGGAGGGTCGTCTTCTCGATCCTGGACGCCACCTTGCGAACGACCTCGACGTCCCCGGCCAGTTCCGGTTCGATGTACACCGTCATCATCGGGGTGGAGGGCACCCGACGGGCGTCCACGATCTCGATGAGACGCGGCAGACCCAACGTAACGTTGATCTCCGCCACACCGGCGTAGTGGAAGGTACGCATGGTCATCTGGGTACCCGGCTCCCCGATGGACTGCGCCGCAAGGATCCCCGCAGACTCGTTGGCGTCCATCTTGTGGAGCTCGTACTTCTCGGCGGATCTCAGCAGTATCTCCTTGATCTTGGAATCGGAAAGAGCGACCCCATCCAGCCTCTCTGCGAGAGAGACGACCACGCGACGGGGGAGGTACCTATTGATGTCAGAGAGCAATTTGTTCAGCTTCTCTTCCATCGGTATGAGGGGACGGGCCTTGACAACCCTCTGGAACTCCGTCTTCTTCACGGGCTCCGGAGCCGCCTCCTTCTTCTCCGCTTTCTTTCCGCCTTCCTTCTTCGCCTTGCCCAGGAGCTTGCTTACCTCACCGGCCTGAGCTTCGGTGAGGCCCAGGGCCACCATGTCCGCGGCCGAGGCCGCGGCGATATCGGTGATGCTGCTGTACCCCTGGAGCAGCTTGTCTGCCGTGGCCTCATCTATGCCCCGGCGCAACAGTGCCTTGAACGTGTCCTTACGGGCCATCAGTCCTCACCTCCGCCGCCTCCGGCGTCATATTCCGTCTCCTCGACCTCCTCTTCCTCGATGGTCTCCATGAGGTCCTTCTCCATGGTGGCGTAGCCGGCCACCTTCTTCTCCTCCAGCCGGGCCAGGGCCTCGGCATCATCACCAAGGACCTCAGCGAGGATATCATCGATATCCACGGCATCTCCCTGCACGCTGCGGCAGGGGTCCACTCCATCTTCCCCGTACTGTAACTGGACGATCATGTCCGCGGTGTTCCTCACCGTACCGTCCTGCTTCAGCTTTAGGTCCTCGAGCGCGTTGATCAGTCGGCGCTGCATGTAACCGGAACGGGATGTACGGACGGCGGTATCGACCAGACCCTCCCTTCCACCCATGGAGTGGAAGAAGAACTCGGTCGGGGTCAACCCGCTCTTGTAGGAGTTCTGCACAAAGCCCTTGGCCTGCGCCCCCAGGTCGCCTTTCTTGAAGTGCGGCAGGGTCCTGTTCCAGTACCCCCTAGATAGGCGTTCCCCACGGACAGCTTGCTGTCCTATGCAGCCCGCCATCTGTGAGAGGTTAAGCATGGACCCTCTGGCGCCCGAGCGGGCCATTATGACCGCGGAGTTCTCCATACCCAGATGCCGGCCGGCAATTTGACCGGCCTCATCTCTGGCGTTTCCCAGCGTTTTCATGACCTCGACCTCGAGGGTCTCCTCAAGGGACCGGCCCGGCCTTTGCTCTAAGGTCCCGTCACGGTATGCCTGGACATATTCCGATACCTTGCGTACCGAGTCCTTGAGCATATCGTTGATCTGGTGGGTCGCCTCCTCCGGAATGTCCTCATCATCGATGCCGGTGGTGAACCCGCGCACCATGATGGCACCGATGGCGAGCTTGGTAACGTTATCCAGGAACTCCCTGGCAGCGTCAGCGCCGTAATCGCGGGTTATCTTGTCGAGGATCTTGCCCTTGAAGGAACCGATGGCCTTCTCATCGATGGTGCCGGTGATCAGCTTCCCCTCACGTATCTTCACGTAGGCGTCAAGGTCACAGTCCTCTTTCTTGCATACCGCGCAGTTGCGGCAGATGGACGCCTTGAAGGTGCTGTGGAAGCCCTTGGGAAGCACCATGGAGAAGAGCTGATGGCCTGTCCAGTATTCCTTCCCGTCGACCACCAAGGGCTCGGGTAGGTGCTCGTGCTTCACCTTGGAGAGGATGCTCAGCGTCTCCTGCTTGTCGAACTTGGGGTCCATATGGGTCAGGAGGAACGTCCCGGTGATGTGGTCGTGGATAGCACCGATGACGGGGCCGCCGAACCTCGGGGACAGGATATGCTCCTGCACCCTCATCAGGATCATCGCCTCCGCCCTGGCCTCATCGCTTTGAAGGACGTGCAGGTTCATCTCATCGCCGTCGAAGTCGGCGTTGTAGGGCGGGCACACGCACAGGTTGAACCGGAAGGTCTTCCACGGCATGACCCTGACGGTGTGGGCCATCATGGACATGCGGTGCAGGGACGGCTGCCTATTGAACAGCACGACGTCCTTGTCCATGAGATGCCTCTCCACTATGTACCCGATCTCCAGGCCGTCGGAGATCATCTCGGCGTTCCTGTCGGTGACCTTCATCCTGCGCCCGTCGGAACGGATGACGTAGTTGACACCAGGGGCGTACCTTCCGTCGTCCAGAGGCGGGTTGGAGCCCCTCTTGACCATAGCCTTGAGGACGTCTATGTTGGCCTTGGTGACATGGACCGGGACGGTCAGTTCACGGGCAGCCTCGTACGGTACTCCCACTTCATTGATGGAGAGCGAGGGGTCGGGAGAGATGACGGTACGCGCCGAGAAATTGACACGTTTACCGGACAGGTTCGATCGGAACCTCCCCTCCTTACCCTTTAGCCTCTGGACCAGGGTCTTGAGGGGCCTACCGGAGCGGTGCCTAGCCGGGGGGATGCCCGACGTCTGATTGTCGAAATAGGTGGTTACGTGGTACTGCAGCAGCTCCCACAGGTCCTCTACGATCAGCTGAGGGGCGCCGGCATCACGGTTCTCACGCAGACGCTGGTTGATCCTCAGGACGTCCACCAGCTTGTGTGTGAGGTCGTCCTCGGAGCGGTCGCCGGACTCTAGTGTGATGGAGGGGCGGACCGTCACCGGCGGAACGGCCAGTGCGGTGAGCACCATCCACTCGGGACGGCATGAGTTGGGGTCTATGCCCAGTGGAGGCAGGTCCTCATCGGGGATACGCTCCAGGCGCTCCCTGACCTCCTTGGGGGTGAGCTTGTGGCCATCCTCACGGAACGTGGTCGGCTTGTCCAGGGTGATCTTGCCCTGCTCCTGGCCGCAGTGGGGGCAGGTGGTGTTCTTGGACGCGTCCTTGGCCGTTCCCTTGGCAAGGAGACGATAATCGATGGCATCTCCACCGAGATCATCCATCATCTCCCATTCCTGGGCCTTCCGCTGCGCTTCCTCCTTGGTCATGAGGAGCTTTCCGCAGGTCTTGCAGGTGGACTGCAGCAGCTTCTTGATCTCCTTAACCAGGCCAACGTGGATCACAGGCATGGCAAGGTCGATGTGGCCAAAGTGGCCAGGGCACTCATCCACTTTGTTGCCGCAGGTCTTGCAGCGCAGACCGGGCTCGATGACGCCCAGGTGGGGGTCCATCAGACCCATGTCTATGGGGAAGCCATCGTCATCGTACGTGTCCGCGGTGATGACCTTGGTCGCGGACATCTTCCTGACCTCATCGGGTGACAACGACGAGAACTTGATCGAACCTATCCTCTTTGAAACGCCTCGCATCATCTTAGGTCCTCCAGTTGAAGGCGCATGACGACGCCAAGTGACAGCAGCTCGTCGAGCAACAGCTTGAACGCATAGCTCGTCTGCACGAGGTGCACGTTGGTGTTGTTGCCGCATACTGGGCAGCGTATCGCTCCCCTCCGGTCCATCATGGCGATGTGACCGCAGTTGGAGTTGCCGCAAACATACAGGAACGTCCCATCGGACTCGTCCAGCAACCGGTCCTTGATGACCATGGCCGCCCCATGCCCGATCAGGCAGTCCCTCTCCATCTCACCGAAACGCAGACCGCCCTGCCTTGAGCGGCCTTCCGTCGGTTGTCTTGTCAATATCTGCACCGGTCCGCGGGAACGCACGTGCATCTTTCCCGACACCATGTGGTGCAGCTTCTGGTAGTAGATGACGCCGGTGAATATCTCGGCCTCGATCTTCTTGCCGTTCTGACCGTCGTACATCACCTCCTTCCCCGTGGTTCTAAACCCGGCTCGGCCCAGGGATTCCCTGATGGCCTGCTCCTTCTCCCCTGAGAAGGACGTGCCGTCGATGGATCTGGCCTCCATGGCCCCGACCTTACCGCCGATCATCTCCAGGACGTGGGCGACGGTCATACGAGAGGGGATAGCATGGGGGTTGATGACCAGGTCCGGTGTCACACCGTCGCAGGTGAACGGCATGTCCTCTTGCGGCACGATGAGGCCTATGACCCCCTTCTGCCCATGTCTAGAGGCGAATTTGTCACCCAGCTCAGGGATGCGCTCGTCCCTCACCTTGACCTTGACCAAGCGGGAACCGTTCTCCGATTCTGTCAACATGACGGAGTCGACCCAGCCGCTCTCTCCCGGCCGTATGGTTATGGACGTCTCCCTCCTCTTCTGCGGAGTGAGGAAGTCGGTCTCCTCCTCCAGGAACCTGGGGGGTGAGGTCTTTCCGACCAGGACATCGCCTCCGGAGACCAAGGTCTCGGGGGAGATCAGTCCGTCCTCTCCCAGGTTTGCATAAGAGAGGTCGGTACGTGCGCCGCGGACATCGGGGGAGGGGATCTCAAAGTGGTCCTCCTGCCCTCCAGGGTAGCGCCGCTCCTCGGCACGGTATGTCCTCATGAAGGTTGATCGTCCCAGGCCGCGCTCGATGGAAGCCCGGTTGAGGATGAGGGCATCCTCCATGTTGTAGCCATGATAGGATATGACGGCGACCACGAAGTTCTGCCCCGCCGGGCGATCGTTGAACGCCACGAAGTCCATGGGCTTGGTCTGCACCATGGGCTTCTGGGGGTAGTGCAGGATGTGGCCGCGAGTATCCGGCCTCTTCCTATAGTTGGTGCAGCTTAGCCCCAGCGACTGCTTTGCCATTCCCGATCCCATGGTAACACGCGGGGAGGAGTCATGCTCCGGATAGGGGACGACTCCCGCCGCCACGCCCAGGATGACCATTGGATCTACCTCCATATGGGTATGCTCAGGTGTGATCAGTAGAGGGACCTTGTTGTCCCCACCGCAGTGCTTGCACTTCAGGACGGCCTCGGTACTGTCCGTCCCCGGGTTCATCCAATCCACGTCAGTAGGCGACAGCGCACGGGAGCATGACGCGCAACGCTCGGGGGAATCGAAGGGCTCCACAGCCACCAGGGAGTCCTCTTCCTCTTCGGCGTCGATCCACTCCGTGACCCCTTCGCGCAGCAGGTCGGACCACTTTATCCGGCCCTCGCGGATGTCCTCGAGGTGCCTACGGGTGATGACGGTGCGCCCCTCCTGGATGACCAGTAGGGGCCTCCTCAGGCGGCCTTCATCGCAGTTGATGACGACCTCGCCCATCTCCTCGTCGTAGCGGATGTTTATCTCGCTGGACAGCAGCCCCTGCCTCCTGCCGGCCCGGATCTCGGACACCAACAGGCGGGGATTGTCCACATTTCCCACCAGGTCGCCGTTCACATATACCTTGGCCCCGGTGCTGATCTCCCCCGCCTTGACCTCCACAACGCCCCGGTCCCGGAGCAGCCACTGGACGTCCTCCTCGCGGAATCCTTCGGAAACGTCGATGATGAGGGCGGCGTTCTTCACCAGACCGCAGTTCTGACCCTCAGGGGTCTCATTGGGGCACAGCCGGCCCCACTGGGTGGGGTGCAGGTCACGAGCCTCGAAGTGAGGCTGAGAGCGAGTTAGGGAGGAGGTGACCCTCCTCAGGTGGGACAGGGTGCTCATGTTGGAGGTGCGGTCCAAAAGCTGAGATACTCCAGCCCTACCGCCGACCCAGTTACCGGTCGCCAGCGCGTGCAAGAGCCGGTGCGTGAGCAGGTCCGGACGGATGGCCGACGCGATTCGCAAATCCTTCTTCCTGGCAAAGCTCCTCTCCAGCTGATACTTCAAATCCTTCATCAGGTTGGTGAAGGCCACCCGGAAGAGGTCCTCCATGAGGTCCCCCGAAAGTTTGAGACGCTTATTGGCATAGTGGTCCTTGTCGTCCTCCTTGCGCAGGCCGATGCTCAGTTCCAACACCGAGCGAGCGATCCTGCCCAGGAAGTGGGCCTTCTTGATGCGGTCCTCCTTGGTGTCGCCCAGGTGGGGCAGCAAGGAACGGTCGATGATGGACTCCACCTTCTTCTCCCTGTACTCCCGCGCCTGCCCGGTCGCGAACTTTCGCTCCAGGTAGTTCAAGGCATCCTCGGTGGTGAACACACCGTTGGGGGGGTAGAGCTTCTTGTCATGGCACTCCTCGATGTTGGCGTAAACTATGTTGGCCATGTCCGAGACGCTCACGATGGCATCGTAGATCTCCTTGTCGTTCTCCATCCCCAGGGCCTTCATGAGGATGACCAGGGGGATCTGTCCGGATGCGGCAGGGACGGTGACCATCAGGATGCCGTCCTTCTTCTTCTCCACCAGGGTGAGGGCGCGGTAACCCTCCTTCTGCGAGAATACCTTCGCTACCTCCAGCTGGGTACCGTAGCGCTCGTTGTACTCCACCATCACTCTGTTAGGAGCGAGGTCCTCAAGAGAAATGAGGACCCTCTCGGTCCCTCCGATGATGAAGTATCCCCCAGGGTCAGCGGGGTCCTCCCCGAACTCGATGAGCTTCTCCTTGTACTCGGCCTCGGTCAGCTCCCGCTCCTCCTCCATGCTCTCCTTGAAGAGATTGCAGCGCTTGGAACGGAGCATGATGGGGAGGTCACCTATGTGCACCTTCTCCGGTTCCTTCTCGATGCCATCCTCGATGATGGTGAACTCCAACTCTATAGGTGCCAGGTAGTTCAGGTTCCTTAGCCTGGCCTCCATGGGGGTCAGTTTGTGGGTGGCACCGTTGGCCTCCCTGACCACGGGGTTGAGGATCCTTATCGTCGGCCGGCTGTACTGAGGATCGATGTTGCCGGTCTTCTCGTCCCGTCGCCGTCCCACCCGGATCTCCACTTGGCGTCCGTCGGTGCGGTCCTGCTCCAGTTTGATGATGCCTCGGGTGGTATCATCGGCCGACACCCTCAGGTTGTCGACGATCTTCTGCATGCGGCTGTTGGGATTGTCCATCGTGGAGAGGAAATCGTTGAAACTGGCGATGTGGTGATTGACGATGGACCGGTCCTTGAAGTATAGCTCTATAAGATCACGCAATTTGTCCTCACCCCTTGAGTTCCTTGCTAATCACCAGGCGGTACACTATGAACTCCTCGGCGGTGTCGCTTTTACGTCTTATCTGTATCACCCTTCCGGGACTTATGGGGCCTTCTATCCTCTCCAAGATCCTGATGCAGGCATCATCCTTCCGGATCTTGGGTAGCTGGTCCTTGGTAATCTTAAACTTGGCCAAGACCTTCTCGGCCTCCTGCTCGGTCAGCAGGGTATGCTCTGGCACGAGATCGTGCTCCAAAACGTGTAAATCAGATTCGACCACCTAGTTCACCTCGTCCGCGAATGAGATTGAAAGATATTGTTGACCACTGGTCAGAATTGTAAAACATCGCCGTATTGGCTTCCCGAACGTTGCACCTTCCATCGTTCAACTCCTATTTCCCCAGGGCGGGCCCGCGGGGATTTTCGGAGCGCACGGGAAGGCCGCGCGCCTTTCGAACCCCGGACCACCTGGTTAAAAGCCAGATGCTCTTTCTAGGGACAACGGGATGTTATTACCGCCATCCTACCTAGCTGAGCTACGGGCCCATGGCAAGCTAATAGGCATTGCAGAAGCCCATGTAAAGCCTCTAATTATTTAAAGGTTGGCTTGGGTCCTGGAAGGGGGCCATTGCTCATGGGCGGTTTTCGAAGGATGAGGCCGCGGCGGCGGCCGAACGAAGCGGGTCCTGTTCCGCCCGCCCCTGCCTATCTGGATGCGGCCCAACATAACAACTGGCCATTACTTATGCTTTACCAGGCGCTTCTGCACGGCCTCGCTGCGAAGCTCGCGGAGAGCATCAGATGATATCCAACGTCCGGCCTTGGTACCTTTCGCCCTGATCCTCTCCGCGCAGGCGACCGCTGAGGCGTTCAATGCCAAATTCCGCTTTCCGATGTTTCTTAAGGCCCAGTTCACGGCCTTGCGGACATAGTTGCGGTCATCGTACGACTCCCGTTCTATGACAGACAGAAAAGGGTCGAACCTATCGTTCTCTGCCTTCTTATCGTGTACGGCCAGCGCGGCCATGAGGGCGAATCCCGCCCGCTTCACGAACTCCTCCTCTCGCGATGACCATTCCACGGCCTTCGTCCACCCCCTGGATGTGTAGGAGAAGACGTTGGAGGTGCATTGGTCGCAGATGTCCCAGGAGTCGAAGTCGGCCACCCATGCCTCCATCTGTTCCTCGGTGACCTCTTGGGGATCCTCTACCAAGGTGGCCAGCAGGCGGGCCTCGTGGACATCCGTCGACCACAGGGCCAGGGCCAGAGCGTGGTCCTTACCGAGGCCTTTGGCCATGGCCCTGAGGAAGTAGAGGGAGGAGCCGCCGAGGGCATGATCAGTCCTGATGCCGTATCGGGCCATACCCTCTCGGGAAGCAGGGTCAGCCCGAGCCCGAAGTTCGTTCATGATGCGATCGAGTGTTCCATCCTCTGTTCTGGCCATGTTCCTAACCTACCGCAGGTCCGAAATGTGCGTAATCATAATAGATTATCGCTGCGATATGACCAGCTGGAGGCAATGGTTGAAGATAGCCCATATATCGGACCTGCATTTCTCAAGTTCCCTGTTCGTTCCCCGGTGGGCGGACAACGTCACCCGGACCATAGAGGAGGAGAGACCGGACCTGCTGGTGGTCACCGGGGACCTGACCACTGACGGCTATGCCTCTGAGTTCGAAGCGGCAAAGAGCTTCCTGGAAGGCCTGGAGGTGGAGGATATGCTCGTAGTGCCCGGTAATCACGACTCCCGAAATCTCGGCTACACCATCTTCGAGGAGATAATCGGGCCTAGGTTCCCCACCTATGTGGGAAAGGGGGTGACGGTTGTGGGTCTTGATTCCACAGAGCCGGACGTGGACGACGGCCATGTTGGCAGGGAGCATTATGGACCCATCAGAGAGCAGTTCGCCGGTCCGAACATCAGGATAATGGCGCTGCACCACCACCTCATACCGATACCTGGAACAGGTCGGGAGAGGCAGATACCGACCGATGCCGGAGACCTTCTGGGGGTGTGCAAGGAGGTGGGTGTCGATATTGTTCTCTCCGGGCACAAGCACCTACCCTGGATATGGAACCTGGACGGCTGCTACTTCATAACCACGGCCACGGCCACCACCCGCCGCCTCAAGGGTCGTTCCCGACCGGCCATGGGCATCCTGGAGATAGAGGGGCGAAGTCTGGTCCTACATGACATCAAGACCGATGACCTGGAAAGAACGGTAGCGCTCAGGGCCGAGCTTCGAGCCCGATCGATCACACGATGAATCCCATGACCCCGCTGGAGCAGGAACCATCTCATCAGAGGCACGGAGCGAAGATCACGGTGGTTAGCTACGACAGCACCACTGTGGAGAAGAGCACCGCGGCCGATATGAAGGTCGCCCTCGAATATATT
Above is a window of Methanomassiliicoccus sp. DNA encoding:
- a CDS encoding DNA-directed RNA polymerase subunit H, whose amino-acid sequence is MVESDLHVLEHDLVPEHTLLTEQEAEKVLAKFKITKDQLPKIRKDDACIRILERIEGPISPGRVIQIRRKSDTAEEFIVYRLVISKELKG
- a CDS encoding DNA alkylation repair protein, with amino-acid sequence MARTEDGTLDRIMNELRARADPASREGMARYGIRTDHALGGSSLYFLRAMAKGLGKDHALALALWSTDVHEARLLATLVEDPQEVTEEQMEAWVADFDSWDICDQCTSNVFSYTSRGWTKAVEWSSREEEFVKRAGFALMAALAVHDKKAENDRFDPFLSVIERESYDDRNYVRKAVNWALRNIGKRNLALNASAVACAERIRAKGTKAGRWISSDALRELRSEAVQKRLVKHK
- a CDS encoding metallophosphoesterase, which encodes MKIAHISDLHFSSSLFVPRWADNVTRTIEEERPDLLVVTGDLTTDGYASEFEAAKSFLEGLEVEDMLVVPGNHDSRNLGYTIFEEIIGPRFPTYVGKGVTVVGLDSTEPDVDDGHVGREHYGPIREQFAGPNIRIMALHHHLIPIPGTGRERQIPTDAGDLLGVCKEVGVDIVLSGHKHLPWIWNLDGCYFITTATATTRRLKGRSRPAMGILEIEGRSLVLHDIKTDDLERTVALRAELRARSITR